In one window of Canis lupus baileyi chromosome 12, mCanLup2.hap1, whole genome shotgun sequence DNA:
- the CGREF1 gene encoding cell growth regulator with EF hand domain protein 1, with the protein MLLPLPVRMLVLLLPLSQAAPKDGTVRLDPGVQQQPLPNPFQPGQEQLRLLRNYLQGLEKMEKEPEHMTREQVLLYLFALHDYDQSGQLDGLELLSMLTEALAPGAADFPIANPVILVVDEVLEMQDLNGDGLMTPAELINFPGEAPRHMEPREPLEPQDVGRQSLLAKSPSRQELQEALDPREDGGGVEAKRESSEPVQEAGGQAEAEREAPGPGAEAGGQVEARDLGKEAEELPGETLESRNTPNEVEGHVIQLENDEI; encoded by the exons ATGCTGTTACCTTTGCCAGTGAGAATGTTAGTGCTGCTGCTGCCCCTGAGCCAGGCCGCTCCCAAGGATGGAACCGTGAG gctGGACCCCGGAGTGCAGCAGCAGCCACTGCCCAACCCCTTCCAGCCAGGCCAGGAGCAGCTTCG GCTTCTGCGGAACTACCTCCAGGGACTggagaagatggagaaggagCCAGAACACATGACCcgggagcagg TTCTCCTCTACCTCTTTGCCCTCCACGACTATGACCAGAGTGGACAGTTGGATGGCCTGGAGTTGTTGTCCATGCTGACCGAAGCTCTGGCACCTGGAGCTGCTGATTTTCCGATCGCAAACCCG GTGATCCTGGTAGTGGACGAGGTGCTTGAGATGCAGGACCTGAATGGGGACGGACTAATGACCCCTGCAGAGCTCATCAACTTCCCAGGAGAGGCCCCTCGGCACATGGAGCCCAGAGAGCCCCTGGAGCCACAAGATGTTGGGAGGCAGTCCCTGTTAGCTAAAAGCCCATCAAGGCAAGAGCTGCAGGAAGCCCTGGATCCCAGAgaagatgggggaggggtggaggccaAAAGGGAGTCCTCGGAGCCTGTACAGGAGGCTGGAGGACAGGCGGAGGCTGAAAGAGAAGCCCCAGGTCCCGGAGCAGAGGCTGGAGGACAGGTAGAGGCCAGGGACCTTGGAAAGGAAGCAGAGGAGCTTCCAGGGGAAACACTGGAGTCTAGGAACACCCCAAATGAGGTTGAAGGTCACGTTATTCAGCTGGAGAATGATGAGATATGA
- the KHK gene encoding ketohexokinase isoform X4, with protein sequence MEDKQILCVGLVVLDIISVVDKYPEEDTDSRCLSQRWQRGGNASNSCTVLSLLGAPCAFMGSMAPGHVADFLVADFRQRGVDVSQVAWQGKGETPCSCCIVNNSNGSRTIVLYDTNLPDVSATDFDKVDLTRFKWIHIEGRNASEQVKMLQRIERHNATQPPGQKIQVSVEVEKPREELFQLFGYGDVVFVSKDVARHLGYRSAVEALRGLYGRVRKGATLICAWAEEGADALGPDGRLLHSDAFPPPRVVDTLGAGDTFNASVIFSLSQGKTMQEALRFGCQVAGKKCGLQGFEGIV encoded by the exons GTGCTTGTCCCAGAGATGGCAGCGTGGAGGCAACGCATCCAACTCCTGCACTGTTCtatccctgctgggagccccctGTGCCTTCATGGGCTCGATGGCCCCGGGCCACGTTGCCGA CTTCCTGGTGGCTGACTTCAGGCAGCGGGGCGTGGATGTGTCTCAGGTGGCCTGGCAGGGCAAAGGGGAAACCCCTTGTTCTTGCTGCATCGTCAACAACTCCAATGGCTCCCGCACCATTGTGCTCTACGACAC GAACCTGCCAGATGTGTCTGCTACAGACTTTGATAAGGTTGATCTGACCCGGTTCAAGTGGATCCACATTGAG ggccgGAACGCATCTGAGCAGGTAAAGATGCTGCAGCGGATAGAACGGCACAATGCCACGCAGCCTCCAGGTCAGAAGATCCAAGTATCTGTGGAGGTGGAGAAGCCCCGAGAGGAGCTGTTCCAGCTGTTTGGCTATGGAGATGTG GTGTTTGTCAGCAAAGATGTGGCCAGGCACTTAGGGTACCGGTCAGCAGTGGAGGCCCTGAGGGGTTTGTACGGTCGTGTGAGGAAAGG GGCTACACTTATCTGCGCCTGGGCTGAGGAAGGTGCTGATGCCCTGGGTCCTGACGGGCGGCTGCTGCACTCAGACGCTTTCCCTCCACCCCGGGTGGTGGATACTCTGGGAGCCGGAGACACCTTCAACGCCTCAGTCATATTCAGCCTGTCCCAGG GGAAGACTATGCAGGAGGCTTTGAGGTTTGGGTGCCAGGTGGCCGGCAAGAAGTGTGGCCTACAGGGCTTTGAAGGCATCGTGTGA
- the KHK gene encoding ketohexokinase isoform X1 produces the protein MEDKQILCVGLVVLDIISVVDKYPEEDTDSRCLSQRWQRGGNASNSCTVLSLLGAPCAFMGSMAPGHVAEVPSGPCHLPSDPQTFVEPYLPPGILRPGSFVLDDFRRYSVDLHYTVFQTTGSVPISTVIINEASGSRTILHAYSFLVADFRQRGVDVSQVAWQGKGETPCSCCIVNNSNGSRTIVLYDTNLPDVSATDFDKVDLTRFKWIHIEGRNASEQVKMLQRIERHNATQPPGQKIQVSVEVEKPREELFQLFGYGDVVFVSKDVARHLGYRSAVEALRGLYGRVRKGATLICAWAEEGADALGPDGRLLHSDAFPPPRVVDTLGAGDTFNASVIFSLSQGKTMQEALRFGCQVAGKKCGLQGFEGIV, from the exons GTGCTTGTCCCAGAGATGGCAGCGTGGAGGCAACGCATCCAACTCCTGCACTGTTCtatccctgctgggagccccctGTGCCTTCATGGGCTCGATGGCCCCGGGCCACGTTGCCGA GGTCCCTAGTGgcccctgccacctgccctcAGATCCCCAAACCTTTGTCGAACCGTACCTCCCCCCGGGGATACTCCGTCCTGGCAGTTTTGTCCTGGATGACTTCCGCCGCTATTCCGTGGACCTCCACTACACAGTCTTTCAGACCACGGGCTCTGTCCCCATCTCCACGGTCATCATCAACGAGGCCAGTGGTAGCCGCACCATCCTACATGCCTACAG CTTCCTGGTGGCTGACTTCAGGCAGCGGGGCGTGGATGTGTCTCAGGTGGCCTGGCAGGGCAAAGGGGAAACCCCTTGTTCTTGCTGCATCGTCAACAACTCCAATGGCTCCCGCACCATTGTGCTCTACGACAC GAACCTGCCAGATGTGTCTGCTACAGACTTTGATAAGGTTGATCTGACCCGGTTCAAGTGGATCCACATTGAG ggccgGAACGCATCTGAGCAGGTAAAGATGCTGCAGCGGATAGAACGGCACAATGCCACGCAGCCTCCAGGTCAGAAGATCCAAGTATCTGTGGAGGTGGAGAAGCCCCGAGAGGAGCTGTTCCAGCTGTTTGGCTATGGAGATGTG GTGTTTGTCAGCAAAGATGTGGCCAGGCACTTAGGGTACCGGTCAGCAGTGGAGGCCCTGAGGGGTTTGTACGGTCGTGTGAGGAAAGG GGCTACACTTATCTGCGCCTGGGCTGAGGAAGGTGCTGATGCCCTGGGTCCTGACGGGCGGCTGCTGCACTCAGACGCTTTCCCTCCACCCCGGGTGGTGGATACTCTGGGAGCCGGAGACACCTTCAACGCCTCAGTCATATTCAGCCTGTCCCAGG GGAAGACTATGCAGGAGGCTTTGAGGTTTGGGTGCCAGGTGGCCGGCAAGAAGTGTGGCCTACAGGGCTTTGAAGGCATCGTGTGA
- the KHK gene encoding ketohexokinase isoform X3, with product MEDKQILCVGLVVLDIISVVDKYPEEDTDSRCLSQRWQRGGNASNSCTVLSLLGAPCAFMGSMAPGHVAEVPSGPCHLPSDPQTFVEPYLPPGILRPGSFVLDDFRRYSVDLHYTVFQTTGSVPISTVIINEASGSRTILHAYRNLPDVSATDFDKVDLTRFKWIHIEGRNASEQVKMLQRIERHNATQPPGQKIQVSVEVEKPREELFQLFGYGDVVFVSKDVARHLGYRSAVEALRGLYGRVRKGATLICAWAEEGADALGPDGRLLHSDAFPPPRVVDTLGAGDTFNASVIFSLSQGKTMQEALRFGCQVAGKKCGLQGFEGIV from the exons GTGCTTGTCCCAGAGATGGCAGCGTGGAGGCAACGCATCCAACTCCTGCACTGTTCtatccctgctgggagccccctGTGCCTTCATGGGCTCGATGGCCCCGGGCCACGTTGCCGA GGTCCCTAGTGgcccctgccacctgccctcAGATCCCCAAACCTTTGTCGAACCGTACCTCCCCCCGGGGATACTCCGTCCTGGCAGTTTTGTCCTGGATGACTTCCGCCGCTATTCCGTGGACCTCCACTACACAGTCTTTCAGACCACGGGCTCTGTCCCCATCTCCACGGTCATCATCAACGAGGCCAGTGGTAGCCGCACCATCCTACATGCCTACAG GAACCTGCCAGATGTGTCTGCTACAGACTTTGATAAGGTTGATCTGACCCGGTTCAAGTGGATCCACATTGAG ggccgGAACGCATCTGAGCAGGTAAAGATGCTGCAGCGGATAGAACGGCACAATGCCACGCAGCCTCCAGGTCAGAAGATCCAAGTATCTGTGGAGGTGGAGAAGCCCCGAGAGGAGCTGTTCCAGCTGTTTGGCTATGGAGATGTG GTGTTTGTCAGCAAAGATGTGGCCAGGCACTTAGGGTACCGGTCAGCAGTGGAGGCCCTGAGGGGTTTGTACGGTCGTGTGAGGAAAGG GGCTACACTTATCTGCGCCTGGGCTGAGGAAGGTGCTGATGCCCTGGGTCCTGACGGGCGGCTGCTGCACTCAGACGCTTTCCCTCCACCCCGGGTGGTGGATACTCTGGGAGCCGGAGACACCTTCAACGCCTCAGTCATATTCAGCCTGTCCCAGG GGAAGACTATGCAGGAGGCTTTGAGGTTTGGGTGCCAGGTGGCCGGCAAGAAGTGTGGCCTACAGGGCTTTGAAGGCATCGTGTGA
- the KHK gene encoding ketohexokinase isoform X5 — MEDKQILCVGLVVLDIISVVDKYPEEDTDSRCLSQRWQRGGNASNSCTVLSLLGAPCAFMGSMAPGHVADFVLDDFRRYSVDLHYTVFQTTGSVPISTVIINEASGSRTILHAYRNLPDVSATDFDKVDLTRFKWIHIEGRNASEQVKMLQRIERHNATQPPGQKIQVSVEVEKPREELFQLFGYGDVVFVSKDVARHLGYRSAVEALRGLYGRVRKGATLICAWAEEGADALGPDGRLLHSDAFPPPRVVDTLGAGDTFNASVIFSLSQGKTMQEALRFGCQVAGKKCGLQGFEGIV; from the exons GTGCTTGTCCCAGAGATGGCAGCGTGGAGGCAACGCATCCAACTCCTGCACTGTTCtatccctgctgggagccccctGTGCCTTCATGGGCTCGATGGCCCCGGGCCACGTTGCCGA TTTTGTCCTGGATGACTTCCGCCGCTATTCCGTGGACCTCCACTACACAGTCTTTCAGACCACGGGCTCTGTCCCCATCTCCACGGTCATCATCAACGAGGCCAGTGGTAGCCGCACCATCCTACATGCCTACAG GAACCTGCCAGATGTGTCTGCTACAGACTTTGATAAGGTTGATCTGACCCGGTTCAAGTGGATCCACATTGAG ggccgGAACGCATCTGAGCAGGTAAAGATGCTGCAGCGGATAGAACGGCACAATGCCACGCAGCCTCCAGGTCAGAAGATCCAAGTATCTGTGGAGGTGGAGAAGCCCCGAGAGGAGCTGTTCCAGCTGTTTGGCTATGGAGATGTG GTGTTTGTCAGCAAAGATGTGGCCAGGCACTTAGGGTACCGGTCAGCAGTGGAGGCCCTGAGGGGTTTGTACGGTCGTGTGAGGAAAGG GGCTACACTTATCTGCGCCTGGGCTGAGGAAGGTGCTGATGCCCTGGGTCCTGACGGGCGGCTGCTGCACTCAGACGCTTTCCCTCCACCCCGGGTGGTGGATACTCTGGGAGCCGGAGACACCTTCAACGCCTCAGTCATATTCAGCCTGTCCCAGG GGAAGACTATGCAGGAGGCTTTGAGGTTTGGGTGCCAGGTGGCCGGCAAGAAGTGTGGCCTACAGGGCTTTGAAGGCATCGTGTGA
- the KHK gene encoding ketohexokinase isoform X2 — MEDKQILCVGLVVLDIISVVDKYPEEDTDSRCLSQRWQRGGNASNSCTVLSLLGAPCAFMGSMAPGHVADFVLDDFRRYSVDLHYTVFQTTGSVPISTVIINEASGSRTILHAYSFLVADFRQRGVDVSQVAWQGKGETPCSCCIVNNSNGSRTIVLYDTNLPDVSATDFDKVDLTRFKWIHIEGRNASEQVKMLQRIERHNATQPPGQKIQVSVEVEKPREELFQLFGYGDVVFVSKDVARHLGYRSAVEALRGLYGRVRKGATLICAWAEEGADALGPDGRLLHSDAFPPPRVVDTLGAGDTFNASVIFSLSQGKTMQEALRFGCQVAGKKCGLQGFEGIV; from the exons GTGCTTGTCCCAGAGATGGCAGCGTGGAGGCAACGCATCCAACTCCTGCACTGTTCtatccctgctgggagccccctGTGCCTTCATGGGCTCGATGGCCCCGGGCCACGTTGCCGA TTTTGTCCTGGATGACTTCCGCCGCTATTCCGTGGACCTCCACTACACAGTCTTTCAGACCACGGGCTCTGTCCCCATCTCCACGGTCATCATCAACGAGGCCAGTGGTAGCCGCACCATCCTACATGCCTACAG CTTCCTGGTGGCTGACTTCAGGCAGCGGGGCGTGGATGTGTCTCAGGTGGCCTGGCAGGGCAAAGGGGAAACCCCTTGTTCTTGCTGCATCGTCAACAACTCCAATGGCTCCCGCACCATTGTGCTCTACGACAC GAACCTGCCAGATGTGTCTGCTACAGACTTTGATAAGGTTGATCTGACCCGGTTCAAGTGGATCCACATTGAG ggccgGAACGCATCTGAGCAGGTAAAGATGCTGCAGCGGATAGAACGGCACAATGCCACGCAGCCTCCAGGTCAGAAGATCCAAGTATCTGTGGAGGTGGAGAAGCCCCGAGAGGAGCTGTTCCAGCTGTTTGGCTATGGAGATGTG GTGTTTGTCAGCAAAGATGTGGCCAGGCACTTAGGGTACCGGTCAGCAGTGGAGGCCCTGAGGGGTTTGTACGGTCGTGTGAGGAAAGG GGCTACACTTATCTGCGCCTGGGCTGAGGAAGGTGCTGATGCCCTGGGTCCTGACGGGCGGCTGCTGCACTCAGACGCTTTCCCTCCACCCCGGGTGGTGGATACTCTGGGAGCCGGAGACACCTTCAACGCCTCAGTCATATTCAGCCTGTCCCAGG GGAAGACTATGCAGGAGGCTTTGAGGTTTGGGTGCCAGGTGGCCGGCAAGAAGTGTGGCCTACAGGGCTTTGAAGGCATCGTGTGA